In Sesamum indicum cultivar Zhongzhi No. 13 linkage group LG8, S_indicum_v1.0, whole genome shotgun sequence, the sequence GAGCATGTTCATGTTAATTGTGCAAATCCTTCATCAGAAGATCCATTAACAGCAAATGTTAAGCTTTGGGAAGAACGATATCGCCGCTTGCAGAGTTTGTTGAAAATGTTGGATCAATCAGATCAATATGAATATGTTCACTGTATGCCCATACTTTTTATGTTATAGgcatatttttgttgtttcatcattttctttttttctaaaaatacttactttctttttttacctGTTCAGTGCTTCGATCGCTTTCCTCTGTTGAACTTAGCAGGCATGCTATCGAACTTGAGAAACGATCAATTAAGCTCTCACTGGAGGAAGGTAATCTGTATAATTGTTTGGAAatccatattttatttttgtgatgtaACTTGGTTCCActatagccaatttataccattgctttttttttttttaataatctaaatGTGGATATTAATGGTTGGCCTCGTGAACAACTGAACATCAGAATCCTTGTTAAAATATGCTAAAGCCTGAGGACTTTGCCTTCTGCCTTGTCTCATAATTCATTGAAAGCAGGGTACGTTGCTTCTATGAACAGCTCTGTCAATATAGAACTACTTTAGAAAAGCCTTTAAGGTGGTTAGAAAAccagaaaagagaagaaagaggacCTCGgcttgattttaattttttgatgttGGCAGTTAGTTGTTTCCATTGGACACTACAAGTTGGTTGTCATGAACTGCAAATAATAACTAACCTATGTTCCTTCATCTACCAAATGTAGGACTCTTGCTCATCACGTCCTTCCTCAGAGAGTGAACATAACGTAATAGGCTAGCTTAACAATGGTGTCTGGACGGAACTCTGTGGCATGAGATTATCTCCTTATAAGGAAGTTAGACATGACACTGCAACTCAGGCGACCCTGAATTAACTTCGAATAAAAACCATCTAAAGCAAAGAAATCTTGATTGAGAATGGACGTTCTCAATCTACATAAAAGAGTTATATTCAAGATCAGAAATCTGTTGACACATACTCGTCGTGTTGAAAGCATAAGCTATCTTGTGTAAGTTGTACTGCAGGAATATATAATCATAAGAGGGTagcaataaatttaattttctttgtccCCTCTCTCCAGGATTCCTTGGAGCTAGAACAATGTGAATTAAGGATCATGCCACATTCTAGTCtcttcaaatttaatgaagGTCATATGGTTATGATCTACCCAATGAGAGGATTCTTAAATGCTTGGCTATGTTATTATCTTCTCCAAAGTAGAAAATCCCTCATGGTTCTCTATTCTGGTAGGTGGAGTAAATTCTTGGAGACTTACACTATTCTGATAGTCCCTCTAAAATTCTACCACATGACCTCTATGATCTTGCAAAATGTAAAATCTTTGTCACTTGTTAAGATGGGTTGAACCGTGGGTCCCTGAGATTGTGGGAGTTATGGGAAGGGGAATGGTCTCTGGATTAGAGTATGGGGGTGGACGCAAATCTGTACTCATCATTACTGAAGATCAGTGAATGTAATCTAgaaatttggaatatttacTTGGTTGCTTCAGTTCGGTCTTACTATATTCACCTGGGTCTGGGTGGAGACAGTTGATGGTTCTATATATATGGCTGTTAGTTTTTTGAGGCCACAACgtaatttgattgatttttgttatattttgtttgagcTAATTGTGGCATCATTTAGGGGATCTTGCTCCAAGGTGAggttcataataaaatattcatgatTAGAGATCATCTTATCATGATAGATATTTCCTTCTTCcatctaatatttaatttcttctttgacATTATAAGGtaattcaattcatttttatttgagcattttttgttctgcCTTTGAGATTAAACTCTCTCACATCACATGACATGTTGATTGTGAATTACTAAAAGTCATTAAAATCTTTGTACAAGCAGCTtggtgaatttgaatttgcgGATGAGTTTAAGTTTGGATGttaggattatatatatatatatatgtatgtatatgatGTTCTGATACGTGTATGTTTTGATGGTTCAGCAAAAGAGATTGAACGAGTTGGCTTCATTGATGTGTTGGGGGGTAGATATGGGAAGAATGCTTGTACGCCGTCTAGTCAGCAAGAGCAGCAGTTACACAATTGAGGTGGAATGTAATACTTGTGGACAGAGATGTGTGTTATTACTTACTGCAGcagcaatatatatagatataaatgcATTTGTACGTGCGTACCTGTGGTCTGTCgttgtaatatatatagatataaatgcATTCTGCAGGTTCAAGTGGACTAGTACTGATGGATGTTAATGGAGACTCGAGTGTACATGTtgtctctgtctctctctctctctgtgggacattctatatatatgcatataaatgtagctagaaatatatatagttgatgATCAGTAGGAGGCAGCTAGCTTGATTTTGTATATGGAAATACCTCATCATGTTAATGTTACATATTAATGTGCGGCATACTAAGTaggtagtgtgtgtgtgtgtctcctATCTTTAGACGTACGTATGTTGATATGAGATttgatattacaaaatattgaaacagAGTATCCCTACCAATACGCAAATTAACAACAAACTCTATGATAtacttgttaattaattaaatgatttatatctgattgaattttttgttatatttttttattttatttaacatatacacGTTAtgtgaataaatattatgtcatgtattttattttaaaaaagattttataggTGCAGTGCATGGAagttaaatgaaatagaaacaCGTAAAAcattcaatttgaattatgtAGTTCAATtcggaaaaacaaaaaattatataggaAAAAGTAGGTATGAATATGTTTATTGAAGTGGAGAGAGAATATTGGGGAATGGATGGAAGTTGATAATGCTCTCTCTCTAAAGAACAATAACCGCCCGCCAACCGCCCCCAACCGCCCCCACATCTCCACTGCATAAGTAACCCACACTGTCATTTCTTACACGTTTTCACCAttcttaaattacatttacatatGGACACCAACAACATTAACAACTGCCCTTCTTCCGACGATGTCCTGTCCCCCCTCCACCGCCACCCTACTCACAACCCTAGAAAGAAGAAGCGAACCAAGTTTCTCACCATCATTAGAGACGACGACGCCGCTGCCACCACTTCCAAGCCTAAGCCCACCAGCACCAGAAAGCCTGACTCCTCCGCCCCCAAAATCACCAGGCCTTGCACCGAGTGCGGCAAGAAATTCTGGTCATGGAAAGCCCTCTTCGGCCACATGCGTTGCCATCCTGAGCGCCAGTGGCGGGGCATCAACCCACCTCCAAACTTGGTCCGCCAACATCTCTCCGCATCGACGGAGGAGGATCACGAGATCGCCACTTGTTTGTTGATGTTGGCTAATGCCCCAGTCGAGTCGCCTTCTGCTTGCGCTACTGTTATAAAGGCCCCAGCCGGGGAACATTATTGTAACTCGGAATTAATAGGGAATATTAATAGTAGTAATAGTAATGTGGTTgatgggggtggggggtttgAATGCTCGAGTTGCAAGAAAGTGTTTGGTTCGCATCAGGCTTTGGGGGGGCATAGAGCAAGCCATAAGAATGTCAAAGGCTGCTACGCCAACGCCAATTATAAGTcgaaggaggaggaggaggatgatgatgatgaagaagaagaaatattactATTAGAGGGGGGTTGGATGGAGGAGGAGGATGATGACAGCAAGCTGATGAAGCAGCAGCAGATGTTAGTGAGTGGTAGTTTAGGTACAGGGCACAAATGCAGCATATGTTTGAGGGTTTTCTCGAGCGGACAAGCATTGGGTGGACACAAGAGGTGCCACTGGGAGAAGATGGAGGCGCCAATGACTAGGGTTTCTTCATGTGGTTTGGATTTGAATTGTAGTCCAGCtgtggaagaagaagatgtagatgatgaggatgatggtggtggtggttttAACAAATCTGATTCAAGGCGGGTGGCTAATTTGGATTTGAGGTTACGGCTTTGAAGTATTATTAGGTATGAGGATATGTAGGGTTTGTTTGCAAGGGTGAGaatattgatatatgattCATGTATATGTAGTATAGTGTAGTGTAGTGGATCACAGATGATGATGACATATGGACATCTACATGCAGCAATGACTTTCTGTATATGCCTCCAAAAATGTAGGGAGCTATGAATTGATGGATCATTTCATCATGAtgactataatatatatagtagtgaactcatcattttaattcaaatgtGCCGAcaccatcaccatcaccatccATCTTCATAAGAGTATTTGAGGAATTTGGAGTAATTAACCAGCCATGAAAAAGTagtagaatattaattaaggcCTCTTAATTTTGTACCTACGTAACTACTTCTTCTTTCCCTCATCACTAGCAAAACTATAATCCatctataattaatcatatataatatatatgaatcgTGCATGTTTGACCCCACAACTCCATCTTCCAACTGAGAAGCCTACGCCTGCGGTACGCGTTTAATTCATCAATTGACGACCATATGATCATGATGACGACTAGTGGAATATGGGCCAAGCAACAGGTGGTTGTGAAAAATCCAGGCATCCAGTGAGATGGGTTGGGCCAAATGTGGATTTGGAAGAGTTTGTGAGATTAATGAACACTGTATAAATCTCTTGTTCACATAACttgaaaaaaaggaagaaagattTCTAATAATGAATAACATGATCAACACtctaactaatatatatttaatattataggTAGAATGAATGTGTAGAAAGTAGGTAGGTAGCATTTTTGGATGATGAAGAGAGTTTCAAGCTTCATTATTCAACTAATTGTGTGTAcgtaattaattgttaatttatatataattacctGGGTGCTTTCATAATTGAGTATGATCCACATCATCATCAGATATATTCattgactatatatatgtctgattaatttgataatatacaaatatctaatatgatatgatatgaCCCAATATCTCATCTCTACCTACATACCTATACAATTTGTACTTTGTTAcggataaattaatattggtttatataattaattaatatatcatagCAATATGTATATAGTGCATACGTGTACCTATATTATAAGAATGTCAATGAATCTTCAGTGTATATACCAAATTAAAGTcgataatcataattattccGATATAAttcacattaattataatggaTCTCTTTAgtatctaattaataattcatatatatatatcttaattcTACGATGTGAAATTGtgaatgaataatataaatgtagGTGGGAGTGGGACACATCAtcttcctcatcatcatctcaataATTCAGCTTTGactttaatttctttacaaATCTATATGCCAGCATATTTTGGTagctcatatatatatatatatatatatgtatatacattgAGTGAtggatcatatatattatatatcatcagattctacatatataaatattatgatcaTCATCTTGCACAATTGATTACTAGCTAATTAATTAACGTCACACGTAAGTATTAATAAATCCCCCCATCAGTTAATAGCTAGTCTTTTGGGAGTTGATGATGTCCTGCTCTTCATCAATtatctctaattaattatttgtaaactAATTAacgtgtttatatatatacgtacgTAGCATTTTGAACTTTGAATTGATCATTAATAAtgtttaattgtatatatgtaattcaATCTACAACTTTAATCAAGAgctacctatatatatatatatatattggcgGCATGGGTAGTAATTAAGGCTAGCTAATTACAACAGAAACTAAGAAAGAGAGAATTAGattggatgatgatgatgagtaATTCATAGAGCTGATCAGATGTTGTTAAATGAGGAGATATATCTGAATTATATTCCTCCTATATATATCCTGCACATAATTATACATGAGAAGTTAGCTGCACAtaccaaatatatacatatatatatagagagaaagagagagagagagagagagagagagtaccATTCCAccagttttaattaatttacaattcaaaaaatataattagagaATTAATGATGTAATTGTATACTACTCATGTGTAGCTTGcgcttattaattaatttgggtGGAATgcacgtatatatatatatatatatatgtaacaaaaatatacatgtttaccttattattatatataaagatatatgGGGCAGTGGGGGGGCGGGTGATCTCATCTCATGGATATacgttataattatatatataagttaatttagtaattaatattagttgGGGTTTGAAATGAACCCACCCTAACTACTACTAATTATCTGACATAAGCAATTAAGCTAGCTAGGTATAGGGCCCTAGGGACATTAACTACTACTacccacatatatataaatactataaATATCGTTTACGTCATTATGAATGagtaattaaaaactaaaatataattaatggcCCATCCATCACTTGCaattgcataataataataataataatatataataattaaaagctTATATATAAAGCTTGCTTttgtgggtgggtgggtgggtgggtgcATGGGTTGTATTGTACTTTCCAAGTGATGGGATGGGATACTGCTCATGCCTTCCACTACtcttatcaattaattaatttttattcttttatatatgtatatgcatatgtatatataattaatgtaatcatTGTACTTAGAAGGTGAATAAGTAGGGTAGGGAGGGGATTCTCTTATAGTAGTAGTGGAAGTGGGGTGTATtcattcataattaaaaattgcttATGTACGTACAAAGTAAAgtagtaattaattactattatttatatatatatatatatatacatatttatatgagGGGAAAGGGGCCGGGAGTCCGCCCCgcccattaattattattattagattaagctccttaataaatataaatagttaatatagGTAgcagtggtggtggtgggggtggTGTTTCCCCAAAAGCAACAGAGCTGTGGGAGTGCCAATTGCGAATTGGGATCTTCTCTTCTCACAAGGATTccactatttttatatatataattattaccaattacaaattttaacataataataattataatgttagGTAGAGGTCATGTGAGAAGGGCAAGTAATTATGGGATGCGGCGAATCGAATTGGAGATGAATGAAGGGTGAtactgatgatgatgatgatgatggccCCTCCACCACTTTGAGAGCCGCACATAGAcctacatatacatatactacACTTACCCTACAATAATAccttttttccaaattttatacatacatgaattaatattcattcTTTCTACTGTCCTCCTACCTTCCAATTAATGTTCTTTTCTCATCATactgtatatatagagagaggtAGAGGAGGAGCAAAGGTAGAGGGGAGGCGGTGAGTTATGATAAGCATAAAGATGTATAGTTTTAGCGTAGGTGTGTATTAAGTGTATGTTGTGTTGTATATAGGGGGAGGAGCAcaagtatgtatgtatgtatgtatgtgggAGCAGGGGCATGCAAGGACTGCTGCAGAGGAGAAGAAGTGAGTTGAGTATTAACCAGAGTTAAAAAAGTCAGAGAGTGGTAGCATGTGGTTTGTGTTGTGTTACTGAGAATCTTCCAAGTCAATGGACCACAATTCCTTAAGaatctattttcattttgggTTTCCAATGGTAAGAAGGGAAGTGGATGATTGATTACGTATGCGTCCTTTTGGGTGGGTCCTACTCCTTgtgttttcataaaaataccttctttctttcttcttcccttCCCTGCTCTGCTCTTCATTGCAACTCCCGCAAACACCTtccaactctctctctctctctctctcactctgcAATTCATACCATATGCACTCTCCTTCATTACACAATCTTTTCCTGTTGATGAATTGAAATACCAAATGCATGCTACCTCTTTCACACCAACCAACAATCTTCTCAAAGTCAgtcctcttcttttctttttcttttccaggttccacatatatatatatatatatatatattactggGCTTTTGAATTCTGAAATTTGATTCCATACCAAGTGAACtgtttttctaaataatttttttctgtcCACCCAAACTCAAGTTCTTGtaatgttcttttttcttcttctgccTTAACTTTTAATTAGTTTCTCTTTTGGGGGACTTTTGGTAAATGTTATGAATGATGTAGTTAAGTTTCTGCCCCCTGAAATGCATTTCTAATTGCAGTTGGAAACAAATGTTCTATTGACCATGTTTGTGGCACCTCCTGAGCTTTAGAAGACATGGGAAAGGAATCCTCCCTGGAACTTCCTCTTTcttgttgtttttaatataatattcagGCTGCGTTTGATTTGCATTTTGTATGGTGTAGggattttaatttcatggtGATGGAGGAGGAATGACGAGTATTTGATCATGGAAGATGGTGCCTTCACGCCTAACACCATGCTGTCGGAGTCGGACAGCCCTATTGATTTCAATCTCATGGATCAACTCTTGTATGATGGATTCTGGTTAGAGACTACTGATGAATCCAGCTTTTGGCACCCTTGTCCTACTTCTACTACTACTTCAACCGATTTTACTTCATCTTCCTTCGTCTTCCCTACTTCACACACTAATATACACACTTCAAATACCACTCCACATCAGGACACTTCCTTAAAACAATCCCACAAATCAGTTACTTTTGGTCCGCCATCTCTTACTTACCCATTAATGGAcgatttttctcaaaatcatCAACCCTCCCTTCCTTTAGTTTCTTCAAACCAATCCACAAACTTTCTGGTCCAGGACACTCAAGTTAGCAGAAGGTTGTGGGTCGGACCCAACACAAGTCCAATCCGCAATGTCTCGCTAAAGAAGAGATTGGTGCAGGCTATCAACCACCTGAAAGATTCTATAAGGGATAAGGATGTCCTTATTCAGATCTGGGTCCCTGTCAAGAAAGGAGGCAGGCAAGTCCTCACAACGAATAATCAACCGTTTTCACTTAATCCCAACTGCAAGAATCTTGCAGATTACAGGGATGTTTCCCGCAGTTATCAGTTTGCAGCAGACGAGGGCTCTAAGGAGTTTACTGGATTGCCTGGACGTGTTTTCTTGAACAAGTTGCCTGAATGGACGCCGGACGTTCGTTTTTTCAAAAGAGAAGAGTATCCACGTGTGAATCATGCTCAACAGTATGATGTTAGAGGATCACTTGCACTTCCAGTTTTTGAACAGGGGAGTGGTAATTGCTTGGGGGTTGTTGAAATCGTGACAACTAGTCAGAAAGTGAATTATCGCCCTG encodes:
- the LOC105169856 gene encoding zinc finger protein ZAT3, with amino-acid sequence MDTNNINNCPSSDDVLSPLHRHPTHNPRKKKRTKFLTIIRDDDAAATTSKPKPTSTRKPDSSAPKITRPCTECGKKFWSWKALFGHMRCHPERQWRGINPPPNLVRQHLSASTEEDHEIATCLLMLANAPVESPSACATVIKAPAGEHYCNSELIGNINSSNSNVVDGGGGFECSSCKKVFGSHQALGGHRASHKNVKGCYANANYKSKEEEEDDDDEEEEILLLEGGWMEEEDDDSKLMKQQQMLVSGSLGTGHKCSICLRVFSSGQALGGHKRCHWEKMEAPMTRVSSCGLDLNCSPAVEEEDVDDEDDGGGGFNKSDSRRVANLDLRLRL